Proteins co-encoded in one Malus sylvestris chromosome 7, drMalSylv7.2, whole genome shotgun sequence genomic window:
- the LOC126628534 gene encoding protein FATTY ACID EXPORT 1, chloroplastic-like, translating to MSTMAAATTSQLSCFSAMNRLLHLSRRSLLCPTTVHPKSLSLLVMSLEGGSKTKTNLSYTSNASKAKSDPILDDELVAQPKRAAKIHDFCFGIPFGGIVLGGGLTGFIFSRNPATLSSGVLFGVALLALSTFSLKIWRQGKSSLPFILGQAALAAVLLWNNFQTYALTKKVFPTGFYAAISAAMLCFYSYVVLSGGNPPPKKLRPSSASAAS from the coding sequence ATGAGCACAATGGCAGCAGCGACGACTTCACAGCTCTCATGCTTCTCTGCCATGAATCGCCTGCTCCACCTCTCGAGACGTTCACTCCTTTGCCCAACCACTGTTCATCCCAAGTCTTTGTCGCTGCTTGTCATGAGTCTTGAAGGTGGTTCCAAGACCAAGACTAATTTGAGTTACACAAGCAATGCATCAAAAGCAAAGTCGGATCCCATTTTAGATGATGAACTTGTTGCTCAGCCGAAGAGAGCAGCCAAGATTCATGATTTCTGTTTTGGGATTCCATTTGGCGGGATTGTTCTAGGTGGTGGACTTACTGGATTTATCTTTTCCAGAAATCCTGCCACTTTGAGCTCTGGTGTGCTGTTTGGTGTGGCATTGCTAGCCCTTAGCACCTTTAGCTTAAAGATCTGGAGGCAGGGAAAGTCCAGTTTACCGTTCATTCTAGGACAAGCAGCTTTGGCGGCGGTCCTCCTGTGGAATAACTTTCAGACTTACGCATTGACGAAGAAAGTATTTCCAACAGGCTTCTATGCTGCCATTAGTGCTGCAATGTTATGCTTCTATTCATATGTCGTCCTCAGTGGAGGAAACCCGCCACCAAAGAAGTTGAGGCCATCATCTGCAAGTGCTGCATCGTGA